In Nocardioides sp. InS609-2, a single genomic region encodes these proteins:
- a CDS encoding MFS transporter, which yields MSEAGSQRPDDPRPPTTDPGSVEGRWLTRGVASVGLASLGSDAGHEMTTSLLPTFISSTLHSGPAALGAIEGVSDALVGLSKLAGGPLSSDPARRGRIASGGYLVTAIATAAIGLATAVWQVALLRGLAWMSRGLRSPARDSLLMSMVPRAAFGRASGVERAGDNLGALIGPLLASGLVAAVGIRHTLLLAFIPGLLAAAAITVAASEARRVVAAPEGRRRLSFNIGELRRAGLIRALAPAALFELGNLATTLLILRATGLLDTDTRSLTAATSLAILLYAGHNAAATVAALVSGSWTDRTSPRLVFATGAALYVLAYAILAWGPAQVWLLLIAFAAAGTGIGLAETAESTTVALALPDRLRGNGFGLLGLVQSFGDLGATLTAGLIWAFWSPTAAFTYAAIWMVASVAASRLVLPRSPTTKENL from the coding sequence GTGAGCGAGGCCGGGAGCCAGAGACCCGACGACCCACGACCCCCCACGACCGACCCCGGCAGCGTGGAGGGCCGGTGGCTCACCCGCGGCGTCGCGTCGGTCGGCCTGGCCTCGCTGGGCAGCGACGCCGGCCACGAGATGACCACCAGCCTGCTGCCGACGTTCATCTCCTCCACGCTGCACTCCGGGCCGGCCGCCTTGGGGGCCATCGAGGGGGTCTCGGACGCCCTGGTGGGCTTGAGCAAGCTCGCCGGCGGCCCACTGAGCAGCGACCCGGCTCGCCGAGGCCGGATCGCCTCCGGCGGGTACTTGGTCACCGCGATCGCTACCGCCGCGATCGGTCTCGCCACCGCCGTGTGGCAGGTGGCCCTGTTGCGCGGGCTGGCGTGGATGTCGCGCGGTCTGCGTTCCCCGGCACGCGACTCGCTGCTCATGTCGATGGTCCCCCGGGCAGCGTTCGGCCGCGCCAGCGGGGTCGAACGCGCAGGGGACAACCTCGGAGCACTCATCGGCCCTCTCCTGGCATCCGGGCTCGTGGCCGCTGTCGGCATCCGTCACACCCTGCTTCTGGCCTTCATCCCGGGCCTGCTGGCGGCCGCAGCCATCACGGTGGCCGCCAGTGAGGCCCGACGGGTGGTCGCGGCGCCCGAAGGTCGGCGTCGGCTCAGCTTCAACATCGGTGAGCTACGGCGTGCCGGGCTGATCCGTGCACTGGCCCCAGCCGCGCTCTTCGAGCTCGGTAACCTGGCGACCACGCTCCTCATCCTCCGGGCCACCGGCCTCCTGGACACTGATACCCGTTCGCTGACCGCGGCCACGAGCCTGGCGATCCTGCTCTACGCCGGACACAACGCGGCGGCAACCGTGGCCGCCCTGGTCAGCGGCTCCTGGACGGACCGGACCAGCCCCCGGCTGGTCTTCGCCACCGGAGCCGCGCTCTACGTGCTCGCCTACGCGATCCTCGCGTGGGGGCCGGCCCAGGTCTGGCTGCTGCTGATCGCGTTCGCCGCCGCCGGCACTGGCATCGGCCTGGCCGAGACCGCGGAGTCGACCACGGTCGCCTTGGCCCTGCCCGACCGGCTACGCGGCAACGGGTTTGGCCTCCTCGGTCTGGTCCAGTCCTTCGGCGACCTCGGGGCCACGCTCACCGCAGGTCTGATCTGGGCGTTCTGGTCACCCACCGCAGCGTTCACCTATGCGGCCATCTGGATGGTCGCCTCCGTGGCGGCCAGCCGCCTGGTCCTACCCCGCTCCCCCACGACCAAGGAGAACCTGTGA
- a CDS encoding type II toxin-antitoxin system Phd/YefM family antitoxin: MTTIPLTEAKSKLNELVDQAVTTHERVTLTKHGRPAAVLISVDDLESIEEALYWLSQPGIREDIERARKEHAAGDLWDEAAVRRRYGVGNAE, from the coding sequence ATGACGACGATTCCGCTCACCGAGGCTAAGTCGAAGCTAAACGAGCTGGTCGACCAGGCTGTGACCACCCATGAACGCGTGACTCTTACCAAACATGGACGTCCCGCCGCGGTGCTGATCAGTGTCGATGACCTCGAGTCCATCGAGGAGGCGCTGTACTGGCTTTCGCAACCGGGGATCCGTGAGGACATCGAGCGGGCCCGCAAGGAGCATGCAGCGGGCGATCTGTGGGACGAGGCCGCCGTGCGACGCCGCTACGGCGTTGGCAACGCCGAGTGA
- a CDS encoding type II toxin-antitoxin system RelE/ParE family toxin, whose translation MTWKVSLASAAIRDLDKLPPRVLPAVVEFLYGPLAEEPRRVGKPLRDDLDGEWSARRGSYRVLYRLHEDGEVLIVTRVGHRSDIYRPR comes from the coding sequence GTGACCTGGAAGGTCTCCTTGGCGAGCGCGGCGATCCGCGACCTGGACAAGCTGCCGCCGCGGGTGCTGCCGGCTGTTGTCGAGTTCCTCTACGGTCCCCTCGCCGAGGAGCCGCGGCGGGTCGGCAAACCGTTACGCGACGACCTTGACGGCGAATGGAGCGCGCGGCGCGGTAGCTACCGCGTCCTGTACCGCCTTCACGAAGACGGCGAGGTTCTCATCGTCACCCGTGTTGGACACCGCAGCGACATCTACCGGCCGCGTTGA
- the eno gene encoding phosphopyruvate hydratase, which produces MSITPTSLTALEILDSRGRPTLLVQLETSAGDLGRAGVPSGASTGSGEAVELRDRDATRYDGNGVLTAVSHVDGEIADALVGRTFLDQSEVDAALIELDGTPDKSRLGANAIVGVSMAAARAFAATRGTALWRQLTVTGESPRLPVPHFNVVNGGAHAANPLDFQEFMLAPLGAPSYAEALRAGAEVYARLRRRLADAGHATGLGDEGGFAPDLAHPDQVLELLVAAIGDAGYETGDRGVAIALDPAASEFRRNGLYTVADQRWSSQELVSYYQEMVDRFPVRSIEDGVGEDDDEGWRLLTERLGERIQLVGDDNFVTNPRIIERAIADGIANAALIKVNQIGTVSETLEAMTICRRHGYAAMVSHRSGETPDTFIADLAVGTGCGQLKAGAPARGERTAKYNRLLEISLEGPDLGFGRP; this is translated from the coding sequence GTGAGCATCACGCCCACGAGCTTGACGGCGTTGGAGATCCTCGACTCCCGCGGCCGCCCGACCCTCCTGGTGCAGCTGGAAACCTCGGCCGGGGACCTCGGCCGCGCCGGGGTGCCGAGCGGCGCCTCGACCGGCAGCGGCGAGGCCGTCGAACTGCGCGACCGCGACGCCACCAGGTACGACGGCAACGGTGTCTTGACCGCGGTGTCCCACGTGGACGGCGAGATCGCCGACGCACTCGTCGGCCGCACGTTCCTCGACCAGTCCGAGGTTGACGCCGCGCTCATCGAGTTGGACGGCACGCCCGACAAGTCCCGCCTCGGAGCGAACGCGATCGTCGGGGTCTCCATGGCCGCCGCGCGTGCGTTCGCCGCCACGCGCGGGACGGCGCTGTGGCGCCAGCTCACCGTCACTGGTGAGAGCCCGCGGCTACCGGTCCCGCACTTCAACGTCGTCAACGGCGGGGCTCATGCGGCGAACCCGCTGGACTTCCAGGAGTTCATGCTGGCACCGCTCGGCGCCCCGTCCTACGCCGAGGCGCTTCGCGCCGGGGCCGAGGTGTACGCGCGGCTGCGCCGCCGACTCGCGGACGCCGGCCATGCCACCGGGCTCGGCGACGAGGGCGGCTTCGCACCCGACCTGGCCCACCCCGACCAAGTGCTCGAGCTCCTCGTCGCGGCCATCGGCGACGCCGGCTACGAGACCGGAGACCGCGGCGTCGCGATCGCCCTGGACCCGGCGGCCAGCGAGTTCCGTCGCAACGGCCTGTACACGGTTGCCGACCAGCGGTGGTCGAGCCAGGAACTGGTCTCCTACTACCAGGAGATGGTCGACCGGTTCCCGGTGCGGAGCATCGAGGACGGCGTCGGCGAGGACGACGACGAGGGCTGGAGGTTGCTAACCGAACGGCTGGGTGAGCGCATCCAGCTCGTCGGCGACGACAACTTCGTCACCAACCCCCGCATCATCGAACGCGCAATCGCCGACGGGATCGCCAACGCCGCCTTGATCAAGGTCAACCAGATCGGCACCGTCTCCGAGACCCTCGAAGCCATGACGATCTGCCGCCGGCACGGCTATGCCGCCATGGTCTCGCACCGTTCGGGTGAGACCCCCGACACCTTCATCGCCGACCTGGCTGTCGGCACGGGCTGCGGCCAGCTGAAAGCCGGCGCGCCGGCCCGCGGCGAGCGCACAGCGAAGTACAACCGCCTGCTCGAAATCTCCCTCGAGGGACCGGATCTCGGGTTCGGGCGTCCGTAG
- a CDS encoding histidine phosphatase family protein, translating into MAQHDHQVVYLVRHGRTALNAQGRLRGHLDPPLDEVGHQEVLALGDAFAGLPMRPARIVSGPLTRTQETAAAIATPCGIDIAIEPRLVDRDYGLWTGHPAEELRARFGPGLADLPGAEPLEDVVERVRAVLDEQAAHLRHGPVVLVAHDVVNALLLRALDPGLCPPHHIAQRTACWNAIELASSGWRVRTVDGDAKALETLAAGTSP; encoded by the coding sequence ATGGCCCAGCATGATCACCAGGTCGTCTACCTGGTCCGGCACGGCCGCACCGCACTGAACGCGCAGGGTCGACTGCGTGGGCATCTCGACCCACCTTTAGACGAGGTGGGTCACCAGGAGGTACTCGCGTTGGGCGATGCGTTCGCCGGTCTGCCGATGCGACCGGCACGGATCGTCTCGGGACCACTGACGCGCACTCAGGAGACGGCCGCGGCCATCGCCACGCCCTGCGGGATCGACATCGCCATCGAGCCGCGCCTCGTGGACCGCGACTACGGTCTCTGGACCGGTCACCCGGCCGAGGAGCTCCGCGCCAGGTTCGGGCCCGGGCTCGCTGACCTACCGGGGGCCGAGCCCCTAGAGGATGTCGTCGAGCGGGTCAGGGCTGTGCTCGACGAGCAGGCCGCACACCTGCGGCACGGACCGGTGGTTCTGGTTGCTCACGACGTCGTGAACGCGTTGCTCCTGCGTGCTCTGGACCCCGGGCTCTGCCCGCCACACCACATCGCTCAGCGGACGGCCTGCTGGAACGCGATCGAGCTGGCCAGCAGCGGCTGGCGGGTGCGGACCGTCGACGGTGACGCCAAGGCGCTGGAGACGCTGGCGGCGGGGACGTCACCCTGA